The Lysinibacillus timonensis nucleotide sequence CATTACATATTTATTCTGGTCTAACCGTATATGATATCTCTAAAAAGCTAGAAGATTTAGGTATCGTAGAAAATGCCCTTGAAATGGAGCTTTTCCTAGCAAAACCAGAATATGCAAGGTCGATTCAAATTGGCCAATATGAATTAACTTCAGCAATGACAATAGAAGAAATTGCAAATATGATCACTGGCAAAATGAGGATGGGACAGAAGTAGAAAAGAACAGTTCTTCTTTCATTTTAGATAGTATCTTTTGGATATATGAACGTTCGTTTCCGATGCAAACTTCGCTTTCCACGGGGAAGCCTTGAGCCTCCTCGAGCTCAAGCTCTGCGGGGTCTCAAGACTGCTTCTACATCCCGTAGGAAGGCTTTGCCTTGCATCGAAAGCGAAGCGACAGATGCACTCTCAGTCTGCATCTCCAACGAACGACTTCGAAATAAACAGATAAGCAAATTTTTACTATATCCAAAACGCTCTGCTTGTTGAAAACTAACTTTTGTCCCAGCCTCATTTTTTGTTTCGAATAAAATAGGTTCGAATAAAATCCGCAAATTGCTCCACTGCGTCACTTAAATATCGGTGTTCAACATATGCTAAACCTATTTCTCTTTTACAATTCTTTGCATCAACTTGAATAACATTTAAAGCATATTGGTCAAGGCCTTTTATCCTCGGAATTAAGGAAACACCTAGCCCACTTTCGACTAAACCTGCCACTGTATGTACTTCTTCACCATCGAAAGCAACATTTAATTTAAACCCATTTTGCCGAAATAATTCATCTACGGAATGACGTAGGGAGTTGCCTTTTTTAATTGAAATGAATGGATAATGTGCAAATTCTTCTACTTTCACCACTTTTTTATCGCTTAAAGGGTGTTTCTTTGGAACAATTAATAATAATTCCTCATCCCATAGTTTTTCCCAAATGACATCCTTATTAGTTTCTAATGAAGAAATCAGGCAAAGATCTAATTCTCTCATTTCTAATTTCTTCATTAATAAACTAGAATTACTTTGAGTTAATTGAAACTTCATATGAGGGTATACTTCCTTAACTTTTGTCATCAAAGAAGGAATAATTTCTACTCCAAGAGTATGCATAAAGCCTAATGAAACTTCACCGTAACCAGGTGCAACCATATTCCTTAATTCTATTTTCGCGCTTTCAAATTCCCTAATAATCATTTCCGTTCTTTCTAAGAAAAACTTTCCATAACGGTTTAATTTGATGGAACGCCCGTGCCGATCAAATAATCCAACACCTAAACTTTCTTCTAATAACGCAATAGATTTACTTAATGCGGGTTGAGAGATGTGTAATTGTTCAGCTGCTCGAGACATATTTTCATATTTGGCAACTGTTTTAAAATATACGAGAGCCATCATATCCATTAGAAATAACCCCTTATAACTTATATTTATAAGATGTATAAAAACAATCGATTTTCCTTAAGAATCCTTCATAATTATAATAAAGTCAACAACAAAAATTACAATACTGTCAAATGACAAAGAAGATTAGAGGACTGAAACATATGTCATATTTAAAAAAAGGCACCAAAGAGTTTAAATTAGCGAACTTGGCGTTGTTTGCTGCTGCTTTTATTGTTTTTGCTAATTTATATGTTACACAACCATTATTACCACAGTTCTCCGAAGAATTTGGGGTATCCCCTACTGTAGCAAGTCTATCCTTATCTGTTGCTACAGGTGTTTTGTCTATTAGTTTACTATTTTTCGGATCATTATCCGAAGCTTTAGGTCGTAAACAATTAATGACCTTCTCAATTTTTGCCGCATCCATTCTAACAATAGCTCTTGCGTTTGCTCCGACTTTTGAAATTCTTTTATTACTTCGAATGGTGCAAGGTTTTGTATTCGCAGGGATTCCCGCTATTGCAATGGCCTATTTAGGAGAAGAAGTTGACCCATCGAGTTTAGGGATTGCTATGGGGCTTTATATTAGCGGTAACTCCATTGGCGGGCTTTCAGGTAGGGTCATTATGGGCTCATTGACTGATATATTTACTTGGCAAGTCGGAATGGTCTTTCTTGGAGTTTTGAGCTTATTCGTTAGTCTTTATTTCGTATGGGCATTACCTGAATCTCGAAACTTTGTCCCTAGAAATCTCGAATTTATAGGCTTGGCAAAATCACTATTGTACCATTTAAAGGATCCCGGCTTAATTTGTTTATTTGGAATTGCCTTTACATTAATGGGTAGTTTTGTGACACTTTACAATTACATTAGCTTTCAGTTAGTGGGTCCTCCCTACAACTTAAGTCCCGGAGTTGTTGGATGGATCTTCGTAGTATATTTAGTTGGGACATTTAGTTCAACTTACTTTGGTAGTTTATCTGATAAATTAGGACGTCAAAACGTATTATTTAGTGGCATATTAATTATGCTTACAGGTGCATTACTAACAATACCCACACATCTTTTCATTAAAATTATAGGTATTGTCATCTTCACTTTTGGCTTTTTTGGTTCACATTCTATTGCAAGTGGCTGGGTTAGTTATCGGGCTAAAAAAGACAGAGCACAAGCTTCCTCACTTTACCTATTTGCTTATTACTTTGGCTCAAGTGTGGGCGGAACAACTGGTGGGATATTCTGGTCGCTATGGGGTTGGAATGGTGTCATTGCATTTATCAGTGTGTTTTTAATTACTTCTTTCTTGTTTGCTGTTACACTGATGGTATTGAATAAAAAAACGAATGCCAAACTAAAGGATTACTTACAGTTTTAATTTACTTTAAGGAGTTAGAAGATGAACATTTATCATTTTGATGTTACAAGTGAAAATGGGGAAACTTATTCATTAGAGCGATATAAAGGGAAGGTTCTACTTGTCGTGAATACAGCAACAAAATGTGGTTTAGCGGGGCAATTTGAAGAATTAGAGGAAATGTATAAAAAATATAAAGAAAATGGCTTTGAAGTGCTCGGATTCCCTTCTGATCAATTCAAACAGGAATTAACTTCTGGAAGTGAAGCAGCAAAAAACTGCCGTTTAACTTACGGTGTGTCATTTCCAATGCATGATCTAGTGAAGGTAAATGGAGAAAGTGCACACCCACTTTTTAAATATTTAACTGAACATACAAAAGGAATATTAGGGAAAAATGTAAAATGGAATTTCACTAAATTTTTAATTGATCGTGATGGCAATGTTGTAAAAAGATTTGCTCCAACAGAGAAACCAACAAAGTTTGAAGAAGAAATTGAAAAATATTTATAAAGCTAGGGGCGCGGATAAATTCCTAGCCCCTTCAATAATTGTTTCAGTTTTAGATTGTATTTTTTTAACTTTGAATAAGAGGAATACGGTTTATAAATGCTTCCACCATTTGAGTACCAGCTTCTGTTCCTATTGATTCAGGGTGAAACTGTAGCCCGTAAATTGGATATAGTTTATGTTGTATTGCCATAATTTCATGATCATCTGATGATGTTGCAATTACTTCTAAATCCTCGTGTAAAGTTTGTGGATCAATAATAAGAGAATGATAACGCATAACGATAATTTCCCCGGCTAAGTCTTTAAATAGCCCCTTTTTCTCATACGTTAGCTTTGAAAGCTTCCCGTGCATGATATTTGTTGCACGGCTAATTCTCCCCCCAAAGGCCTCTCCAATCGATTGGTGACCTAAGCATATTCCAAGAATCGGAAATTCTTTAAACAACTCTTTTACAATCTTTACAGTTATACCTGCTTCGCTTGGAGTACCTGGTCCAGGTGATAATACAATTGCACTAGGGTTTAATGTTCGTATTTCATCAATTGTTATTGCATCATTCCTTACAACCTTTACTTCTTTCCCTAAACTTGAAATTTGTTGATATAAATTATAAGTAAATGAATCATAGTTATCGATAAGTAGTATCATCGAACCACCTCCAATAATGCTTTTGCTTTATTTAATGTTTCTTGATATTCAGACTCCGCAACCGAATCATATACAATACCTGCCCCTGCTTGCACATAAGCATTGTTATCTTTCACAACCATAGTTCTTATGGCTAACGCTAAATCCATGTTTCCGTTAACGGATACATAGCCAATTGCACCAGCGTATACGCCACGTTTTTTATTTTCTAATTCATTAATGATTTGCATTGCTCTTATTTTAGGAGCACCTGAAACAGTTCCTGCAGGAAGACATGAAGTTAATACATCTAATACATGAACATCTTCCTTCAATTCTCCGACTACTTCCGAAACAATATGCATAACAAATTTATAACGTTCAACCGTCATATATTTGCTTACTTGAACGGTGCCACTTTTACTAACGCGCCCAATATCATTACGTCCTAAATCTACGAGCATACGGTGTTCAGCGATTTCTTTTTCATCTTGCATGAGTTGCTGTTCAATATGTTGGTCTTCCTCTTTTGTTTTACCACGGGGCTTTGTACCAGCAATTGGATTCGTTGTAACGTAACGGTCCTTTACCTTTACTAAGCTTTCTGGAGACGTTCCAAGTATTGTATAGTCATCAAACTCTAAATAAAACATATACGGTGAAGGATTTGATGTTCTTAATTTTCTATACAATGAGAATGGGTTGCCTTTGAAGTTCGCTTGAAATCTTTGTGATAGAACTACTTGGAATATATCACCTCTTACAATATGTTCCTTTGCTTTTTCAACCATATTGATAAAGTCTTCTTTTCTAATTGTCGGTTGAAATTTTAAAGAGATCACCTCATCTTCAATAAAAGTTACCCCTTGTTTAATTTGATTTTCAACTTTTACAATAGCATCGTTCATTGCCTGCTCTGTTCTTCCATTTTGGAATAAGTCAATGGCAGCTATTGAGACCGTTTGTAGCATATGATCAAAAATAATAAATGTATCATAAAAATAAACATGTACATCTGGCATGTTTAATTCATCCAATGAAAAATCTCCAATATTCTCGTTATAAAAGGCGGTATCATATCCAAAATAGCCAATTGCTCCTCCAAAAAATGAATATGGATACTGCACTTTATGAATAGGCATTACCTCTTTTAACTTTTGAAAAACGGATTCCTCTTTTAAAATTGATGGTTCTTTATTTTCACAATAATAGTAATAATCCTTGTTACCTTTTAACTCTGCAATAGGATTTACAGCAATAAAAGAATAGCGTCCACTTTCCTCATGTTTCGCAGATGATTCAAACAAAACCTTATGTTTTCCTTTTAAACTTTCAAAAACAGAAATTGGTGTCATCATATCGCCTTGCAATTCTCGAATGACAAAATGTTCTACCCCAGTTTTCATTCTCAACTCTCTCCTTCTCAACTCATACTCAACTAATCTTATTTCGAAAAAACACAACCTAACTAATTTAGGTCAAGTTGATGTCCTTTCTGATACGGATAAAATAGCCATTGCTAATCCGACAAATAAAAAAAGACCTTCCATCTAAAAAGGACGGAAAGCCGTGGTGCCACCTTCATTGACTAAAGTAAATGATTACAATTTAGTCCACTTAACTGTGATAACGTATCAATACGCTAGTACCTACTGCAACATTCAATACTAGAAGCTAGAAAGCCCATTCATATTATGTTCCGGACTAGCTTCCACCAACCGCTAGCTCTCTATACCATTACACAATACTACTCTTTTTCATCATTGCTTTAATATTTTATTAGTAATTATTTTACCCGATATTATGATATTATTCAAATAAATTAAGTAAATAGTATAAAAATTATGAAAAGGAACTCAGCATTTCGCAAGAGTTCCTTCATGTTAGTGATTTAGATCAAATCTTTGACCTTTTTTCAAATAGAGTAAGTATTCCGCGATGTTTGTTGCGTGATCAGCGCATCGCTCAATATAGCGACAAATAAACGCCAAATTAGTAATTTGTGAGATATTTTCAGGTTTGACACTTGAAAGCTTCATAAGATGTCTAATCATATTCCCATACATCTCATCGACTTGATCATCGAATTCTGCTACTTCTTTTGCTTTTGTCGTATTTTCCTCCACAAATGCTTCAACAATTTGTCTTAGCATTTGAGTTGCCTTTAAACACATATCTTCAATTAATTCGACCGAAGTAATAAATTGTTCACTACCAATACGAAGAGCCTCTTTCGCAATATTTACAGCATAATCACCAACCCGTTCCATATCAGCTGCTGCTTTAAGTAGAACAATTAGACGTCGCAAATCAGTAGCTACAGGTTGTTGCCTCGTCATTATTAAAATAACTCTATCGTTAATCGCTTCTTCAATACGATTAATCTCCGAATCTCTTTGTACTATGTCTTTAGCTGTATCTAAGTCTTTTTCAATAAATGCTCGAAATGATGTTTCAAGTCTTTCTATACTTTGGTCACAAAGTTTCAATAAATCTTTTTGCACTGCATCCAACTCATGTTCAAAACGCTCACGAACACCCATTCACTACACTCCTTTGTTTTTAACCGAAACGACCAGAGATATAATCTTCAGTACGTTGATCTGTAGGCGTAGAGAAAATTTTATCCGTATTATCGAATTCGATTACTTCTCCATTTAAGAAAAATGCAGTTCGATCAGAAATACGAGCAGCTTGTTGCATATTATGTGTAACAATAATAATTGAATAATTGTCTTTCAATTCTTGTACTAATTCTTCTACTTTAAGTGTCGAAATTGGATCTAATGCAGATGTTGGTTCATCCATTAAAATAACATCAGGCTCAATTGCAAGACAACGTGCTATACAAATACGTTGCTGCTGTCCACCAGATAAACCATAAGCATTTTGATTTAGACGGTCTTTTACTTCATCCCAAATAGCGGCACCTCTTAAAGATTTTTCAACGATTTCATCTAGAACTTTTTTGTTTTTGATGCCATGAATACGCGGACCATAAGCAATATTATCATAAATTGATTTAGGGAAAGGATTTGGCTTTTGGAATACCATGCCTACCTTAGTGCGTAATTCTTCAACTTCATAATTAGCTTCAAAAATATTACGCCCTCGATAATTAATTTCACCGTTCGTTTTAACAATAGGTACTAACTCTACCATTCTATTTAATGCTTTAATGTATGTGGATTTACCGCAACCTGATGGTCCGATGATTGCCGTCACATCATTTTCTTTAATATCTAAATTAATATCCTTTAGTGCATGGTGATCACCATACCAAAGATCAAAGTTCTTCGTTTCAAAAACAGAATTTTTACTCTCAGTTGAAGATACTTCATCACCCGCCGAAGTTTGAGATGACTGGACATTTATTTTTAAATTATTTTCGTTTTTAATCATAGATTGTACCACTTTTACACTTCCTTAGTATCGTTTTTGGAACTTATTACGAATGTAGATCGCAATAGAGTTCATAATCACAAGGATTAACATCAAAATGATAATACCGGCTGAGGCCACATATAAAAATTCCTCTTGTGGACGCTTTGCCCAATCATAAATTTGCATTGGTAAAGCCGTG carries:
- a CDS encoding glutathione peroxidase, giving the protein MNIYHFDVTSENGETYSLERYKGKVLLVVNTATKCGLAGQFEELEEMYKKYKENGFEVLGFPSDQFKQELTSGSEAAKNCRLTYGVSFPMHDLVKVNGESAHPLFKYLTEHTKGILGKNVKWNFTKFLIDRDGNVVKRFAPTEKPTKFEEEIEKYL
- the pstB gene encoding phosphate ABC transporter ATP-binding protein PstB; translation: MIKNENNLKINVQSSQTSAGDEVSSTESKNSVFETKNFDLWYGDHHALKDINLDIKENDVTAIIGPSGCGKSTYIKALNRMVELVPIVKTNGEINYRGRNIFEANYEVEELRTKVGMVFQKPNPFPKSIYDNIAYGPRIHGIKNKKVLDEIVEKSLRGAAIWDEVKDRLNQNAYGLSGGQQQRICIARCLAIEPDVILMDEPTSALDPISTLKVEELVQELKDNYSIIIVTHNMQQAARISDRTAFFLNGEVIEFDNTDKIFSTPTDQRTEDYISGRFG
- the trpE gene encoding anthranilate synthase component I, giving the protein MKTGVEHFVIRELQGDMMTPISVFESLKGKHKVLFESSAKHEESGRYSFIAVNPIAELKGNKDYYYYCENKEPSILKEESVFQKLKEVMPIHKVQYPYSFFGGAIGYFGYDTAFYNENIGDFSLDELNMPDVHVYFYDTFIIFDHMLQTVSIAAIDLFQNGRTEQAMNDAIVKVENQIKQGVTFIEDEVISLKFQPTIRKEDFINMVEKAKEHIVRGDIFQVVLSQRFQANFKGNPFSLYRKLRTSNPSPYMFYLEFDDYTILGTSPESLVKVKDRYVTTNPIAGTKPRGKTKEEDQHIEQQLMQDEKEIAEHRMLVDLGRNDIGRVSKSGTVQVSKYMTVERYKFVMHIVSEVVGELKEDVHVLDVLTSCLPAGTVSGAPKIRAMQIINELENKKRGVYAGAIGYVSVNGNMDLALAIRTMVVKDNNAYVQAGAGIVYDSVAESEYQETLNKAKALLEVVR
- the phoU gene encoding phosphate signaling complex protein PhoU; amino-acid sequence: MGVRERFEHELDAVQKDLLKLCDQSIERLETSFRAFIEKDLDTAKDIVQRDSEINRIEEAINDRVILIMTRQQPVATDLRRLIVLLKAAADMERVGDYAVNIAKEALRIGSEQFITSVELIEDMCLKATQMLRQIVEAFVEENTTKAKEVAEFDDQVDEMYGNMIRHLMKLSSVKPENISQITNLAFICRYIERCADHATNIAEYLLYLKKGQRFDLNH
- a CDS encoding LysR family transcriptional regulator, yielding MDMMALVYFKTVAKYENMSRAAEQLHISQPALSKSIALLEESLGVGLFDRHGRSIKLNRYGKFFLERTEMIIREFESAKIELRNMVAPGYGEVSLGFMHTLGVEIIPSLMTKVKEVYPHMKFQLTQSNSSLLMKKLEMRELDLCLISSLETNKDVIWEKLWDEELLLIVPKKHPLSDKKVVKVEEFAHYPFISIKKGNSLRHSVDELFRQNGFKLNVAFDGEEVHTVAGLVESGLGVSLIPRIKGLDQYALNVIQVDAKNCKREIGLAYVEHRYLSDAVEQFADFIRTYFIRNKK
- a CDS encoding MFS transporter, coding for MSYLKKGTKEFKLANLALFAAAFIVFANLYVTQPLLPQFSEEFGVSPTVASLSLSVATGVLSISLLFFGSLSEALGRKQLMTFSIFAASILTIALAFAPTFEILLLLRMVQGFVFAGIPAIAMAYLGEEVDPSSLGIAMGLYISGNSIGGLSGRVIMGSLTDIFTWQVGMVFLGVLSLFVSLYFVWALPESRNFVPRNLEFIGLAKSLLYHLKDPGLICLFGIAFTLMGSFVTLYNYISFQLVGPPYNLSPGVVGWIFVVYLVGTFSSTYFGSLSDKLGRQNVLFSGILIMLTGALLTIPTHLFIKIIGIVIFTFGFFGSHSIASGWVSYRAKKDRAQASSLYLFAYYFGSSVGGTTGGIFWSLWGWNGVIAFISVFLITSFLFAVTLMVLNKKTNAKLKDYLQF
- a CDS encoding aminodeoxychorismate/anthranilate synthase component II, which gives rise to MILLIDNYDSFTYNLYQQISSLGKEVKVVRNDAITIDEIRTLNPSAIVLSPGPGTPSEAGITVKIVKELFKEFPILGICLGHQSIGEAFGGRISRATNIMHGKLSKLTYEKKGLFKDLAGEIIVMRYHSLIIDPQTLHEDLEVIATSSDDHEIMAIQHKLYPIYGLQFHPESIGTEAGTQMVEAFINRIPLIQS